Proteins from a single region of Apium graveolens cultivar Ventura chromosome 7, ASM990537v1, whole genome shotgun sequence:
- the LOC141675205 gene encoding GDSL esterase/lipase At4g10955-like: MASWKDKFKYSVPVHLSATNWDNTQHRRSIAASLVQGVYVLEEDRQHNRKGHYALAPPWWSSFNFQSQPQVLIDDSDSSIFGAIYKFESPLNTSSCKYVLAFRGTVIKWSTIKQDIKLDLHYVFSQHKLQNSSRVAKALRVVKILVDQVGAANVWLAGHSLGSLIALLVGRNMVKMGFLLETYLFNPPFSSLSIPLELLIKNKILKFGARLIGDVIRAGLSLGLIGHQASQVDNPFIKLSGWTPYLFVNPKDPICSQYVAYFEQRKAMVSIGASTVGNMGTQVSVMSIVASRSLATEPYHLLPTAYLVTNLNKTKTKKSHKLSQWWSESFTGELELHNF, translated from the exons ATGGCATCCTGGAAAGATAAGTTCAAATATTCAGTACCTGTACACTTAAGTGCAACCAACTG GGATAACACACAGCACAGAAGATCCATTGCTGCAAGCTTAGTTCAAGGCGTCTACGTTCTGGAAGAAGATCGTCAACACAATCGAAAAGGCCATTATGCTCTAGCACCTCCATGGTGGAGTTCTTTCAATTTCCAATCACAGCCCCAAGTGCTCATAGATGACTCCGATTCCTCGATATTCGGAGCTATCTACAAGTTTGAATCCCCCCTGAACACATCATCATGCAAATACGTGCTTGCATTTCGAGGTACAGTAATCAAATGGAGCACAATAAAACAAGATATTAAACTGGATTTGCACTACGTATTTTCTCAGCATAAACTTCAAAACAGTTCCCGAGTTGCAAAGGCCTTGAGAGTTGTGAAAATACTAGTTGATCAAGTTGGTGCTGCAAATGTATGGCTAGCAGGACATTCTTTAGGCTCACTTATTGCACTATTAGTTGGACGAAACATGGTAAAAATGGGATTTCTCCTGGAAACATATCTTTTCAATCCGCCATTCAGTTCACTATCAATACCTCTGGAGCTACTAATCAAGAACAAGATATTAAAGTTCGGGGCTCGACTTATTGGGGATGTAATCAGGGCAGGATTATCATTAGGCCTAATAGGCCACCAGGCATCGCAAGTCGATAACCCGTTTATCAAGCTTTCGGGGTGGACTCCGTACCTGTTTGTGAATCCAAAGGATCCAATTTGTTCCCAGTATGTTGCTTACTTTGAGCAAAGAAAGGCAATGGTGAGTATAGGTGCTTCTACAGTTGGAAATATGGGAACACAAGTCTCTGTGATGAGTATTGTTGCATCACGTTCACTAGCTACAGAACCATATCATCTGCTTCCAACTGCTTATCTTGTGACAAATTTGAACAAGACAAAGACTAAGAAATCCCATAAATTGTCGCAGTGGTGGTCCGAGAGTTTTACTGGGGAGCTTGAGTTACACAATTTCTAG